A segment of the Panicum hallii strain FIL2 chromosome 1, PHallii_v3.1, whole genome shotgun sequence genome:
GCTGATTGTTTTATATGTCTGATTGATCCCCCCCCTTTTTTTTTACTATGAAGGACTTGTAAGGACAATGGGGACAAGGCATTTGCTAACTGTTCTATTCCACAAGAAAAGACAAATGCTGAGATCAATGCCGAACTCGACCTTTCGGATGCTTCGGCTGATGAAGCAGATGATGACAGATCCAACCCCAAAGGTTTTGAAACCTCTGCATTCTTTTTATTTTCTTCGGTATACTTTTTTGTTCATTATAATGTAAAATAATTCCTTATGTGTTATCATATCTGATTTTGTTACAAATTTTTGCATGTTATTGTTGAGTAGCTTGCAAAGCACCATCATGGACGTCTATTAGGTCAAACTTGTTTCTTCATCGGCAACGCAGGACACAATCCATTGATGAGGTTGGTTCTGTCCATCTATTTGAACCCTTGATTTAACTTATTTTTCAGCTATCTTTTTTGTTATGGACATGTAGTTTCCTTTAATCATAGATCGTGGAAATTTGTAGGACAGTTAGTAGTTTAAAAAGTTACTATAGATTCTTGTTCATATGTCCATTTGCAGGATAGATAGGGAAATTTACTCACAAAGTGCATAAAACACAAACATTTGTATTGTTGCCACTCTGAATGTGTGTGTGTCTCACACACTTTTTAGTTGCCAGAATATTTAACCATCCACCACCAGCAAATCCTAATGTCATTCTTGTGAACCATGTCAAATCAAACTACCTTGAACCATTCTACAAAATATATTTTTGTACTCCTTGCGACTTGAGTACTTGCTGAAATTTTGAAGAATACCCTAGTTTTCTTATGTTTTTCATTAATTATTATGATCAGAGCATGGTGTGCAACTGCAAGACTCCTCAAGATGGTCGACAGGGTTGTAGAGATGGCTGCTTGAACAGGATGCTCAACATTGAATGTGTCAAGCGTACATGTCCATGTGGAGAACAATGTTCTAATCAGAAGGTCATTGCTTTCTTTGCTACCCTTAATAAAGCTTATGTTTTCCATGCTACATTGGTTTTGACTGTAAAATATTTGAAAACAGTTTCAGCGACGCAGCTATGCAAAACTGCGATGGTTCCATTCTGGCAAGAAAGGTTATGGACTGCAGTTGCAGGAAGATGTTACTGAAGGAAGGTTTCTTATTGAATATGTTGGAGAGGTACCATTGCCTTCTGTTATTTTCCTCTGTTTACATATTCCGACTTTCAAAACTTTATCATGTTAGTGCGATGATAGTTAATCATGACTATGAGTTCTTTTGACTCTGTACTGCAATGTTCTCTCAGGTCCTTGACATAACGTCTTATGAATCCCGCCAAAGATATTATGCTTCCAAAGGCCAGAAACATTTCTACTTCATGGCCTTAAATGGCGGCGAGGTACTTCTGATTTTACAATTTGTCCATTAGCTATTTCTTATTTTCTTCAGATTTCCAATTTATTCAATATTGGTTTAAGTTTTACTACCTGCATTTCTTACTGCAAGTCCTATTTTGGTCTAAAATTTGTATACAATGAGGAACAATCAGATCACCTATTCCCTTCTTTCTCTAGTGTATGTTGTTGACTTTATGTGGCACCCACTTTCTCTAGTGTATTTTGGTCTAAAATTTGTATACAATGAGGAACAATCAGATCACCTATTCCCTTCCCTCTTTCTCTAGTGTATGGTGTTGACTTTATGTGGCACCCACTTTTGTCGAGCCATCCATCATGATGTTGGCACACCCGGATAAATTCTATTGTTCGTTCTTTTAACCTTTTCGTTTGAATTCTTCCAGGTAATAGATGCTTGCACTAAGGGAAACTTGGGCCGATTCATCAATCATAGTTGCAGCCCTAACTGTCGTACAGAGAAGGTTGACTTCTATTTCACTGATATTTGTATCTGTATAATTGACTGTGTTTCTTGCCTGTTTGGAACAGCTTCTTGTGGCTGCAGCTGCACATCTCCTGTTCTGCCCTCAAAAATAGAGTGCTTGGCTGCTGCAGCTGCACTTCCGAACACTTCCCTTATTGGCTGAAACATTGGAGCAAAATGAAAATATAATCGGTTCTTTATAGTGATCAAGACTTGTACTCTCACTCTGAGTTTGCTAAGTTGTGTTCTTTTTTTGATAGTGGATGGTCAATGGAGAAGTCTGCATTGGAATATTTGCTATGAGGAACATCAAGAAGGTAAGGCTAGAAATCATCACATTCCCATAAACTGGACATTTTGTCTGCATATGACCTAGTTCACATATTGGAAACAGAGTGTGGGTTGGTTTGCTTTATTTAATTCTGAATTGAATCAGTGGTTTGCTTTATTTAATTTTGAATAATCAGTGAATGGTCTTAGTGAATATATTGCTTGGCAGCTGTCACAGCATGTAATGGGTATGCTTTTTTCCTTATAGGGTGAAGAATTGACATTTGATTACAACTATGTTCGTGTATCTGGTGCTGCTCCTCAAAAATGCTTCTGTGGTACTGCCAAATGTCGGGGTTACATTGGTGGAGACATATCAGTTGTTGATACTGTCACCCAAGATGATGCAGAAGCAGGGCATTTTGAACAAATGATTCCTGAAAAAGATTCTGAGGAGTTGATGGGAGCAAATGGGTCTGATTCTGATGGCAGTCTTGAAAATATTGCAGAACCTGAATTTTCTATTCAAGGGGAAGATTTACATGATTGCTCAGTTGCAAGAGAGTTAGAACCACTTGAGCATACTGGAGGAACAGTAGTTGAAACTTGTGAGCCCGAAAATTCCTTGGAAGCATGGAGCCTGCAGGAAGATGAAGATGTCATCCGCACACCTGTGCATGTGTCACGAACATTTGAAAGTTCTTTGCAGCAGTTCCCAGTACATGGCCCTCTGTCATCAGATCTTTTGCTAAAGACTGCAAATTCAGTTGAAGGATCAAAGGCTCCAAATGTGATAAATGGATCGACACCTAGTTCTGATTTCAGGAGCAATCTGGTGCCTGGTTTCAATGCTAGTAAGAGAAACAACTTAAAACAACATAGAAATGTGAAACCACAATCATCAAATCCAATTGACAATGAGCACATCTTGGGAGGTAATACTATTCTGCCCCATGCTTTCCTCTCACTACTTTGGCTAAAATGTGATAGTCTTAATGTTCTCTCCTTGATATATGTAGTTGAAGGGAGACTGAACAACCTTCTGGATGGGAACGGAGGTATCAGCAAACGAAAGGTATGAAACCATGATTATACCCTTAAATTGTACATAATCTAGTGTACCTGCTTTTAACAAAAGATATTTTTGTTAAAAGTCTTGTTGGTGATTCTAATTATGATGCAATCTCCATATGCTGGGAAAAAAAAGAACTATACAGTTAGATCTGACACCATGTCATGAAAGTTTGGACTGGCCTACTATTCTAAGATTAGGACTTTGATTAGTGGTGCTCACATATCTGGAGTACAATAGCTCAAGAACATAGTGCATGAGTTATGTTGTTGTTTCATACATTTTTTTTTGTGCACAGAAGCTCAGGAAAATACTTTATTAAACAACTTGGACTTGAATTTCTAGCAAAATCAGACCTCTTTAGGTTTGAAATGCATCTTGATTGCTCTAGGGCTTGTTTGGATTCCTCATGGACCTTGCCTAGCTAGGCTAACCTAGCAAGCTTTCTTGTTTGGTTCCTGGGTGTAAATGTATGGCAAGGTCATGTTCTCTGATCAACTGCTAGCTTGCCATTGAGGGGGAGCGAGTTCAGCTTGCCTAGCTGGCCCGAGCACTTTCTTGCTGCTGCGGGCGAGTTTGCCTCCAGAAGCTAGAATTTTTGAGTGTTACCCAATGCCTAATGCACCCTTAATGAAATGGAAGTTGCCTATACTAACTTGGCTGTCTCTTATTAGCTCGTGTTTCATGCTGGCACTAATATGGATTTTTCTTGCTGCATAATTTGATCCAGCAGTGCAAACATTAGTTATCATTCTATATTTTTATGTTCTAACTAGTATTTTTTTTTCGAGCAGGATGCTACAAATGGATACTTGAAACTTCTCTTTGTGACTGCAGCAGAAGGTGACAGTGCTGGGGGCACATCTAAAAGGTTTGTTCACCAGATGACATGTGAATCAAGTTTTTCTCTCCCCTAAATATGCTGATTTTTTTTATCTCTTTCAGTGTGAGGGATCTTTCATTGATTCTTGATGCACTTTTAAAAACAAAATCACGTTCGGTCCTGGTGGATATCATCAACAAGAATGGTATATTCCCTGGCCTTCAACTCCCTGTATGGAAGTTCTCTAGTCACTGACTAAGAATCTTTTTGTTCTATTTTATGGCAGGATTGCAAATGCTTCATAATATATTGAAGCAGAATAGAACCGACTTCCACCGGATACCTATTATACGGAAGCTTCTGAAGGTCTGCACTTATTCTCATACAATTTGTGTTCATATCATCAGCTGTGGCATCCACATGTTGTATGGTTTCCAGTTGACATATTATTTTCACATTACTCCCTCTGTTCTCAAATAAGTGTAGTTTTTGATAGTGACATGACATGCTTACCAAGACACTACTTTGACTACGAATTACTAAGTATAAAATAAATGCAAAACATGCGAGGTtataatattttaaatttactTTTGGAGACAAATCTTGAGATACCAGTTTCAAAAGTTCACTCAAACTGAAGAGAAGGGCACAGTTTAATCAGGTTGAGGTGCAAGTGAACTAAAATGGCACTTATTTTTGACTGGAGGGAGTACAATATAATAAGGGCTATATCCCCAGAACCTGGTGGTACTTTGTGTATGATTATTGGCATCTGCCTTCAGGTACTGGAGTTTCTAGCTCAGAAAGGAATTTTGACATCTGAACACATAAATGGAGGTCCTCGATGTGCTGGAGTCGAAAGGTTAGGTTATTTAAACTTGCTTATGTATTTGATACTGATTGAATAGTTTCATATTCAACTTGTTTTCTAGGTCCCGTTATTTTCTTTTGTGTGTTTTGTTTGTGTTATTCCTTTTTGACCTGAACCAGCGTTGGGATAAACGAAATGAACTTCTTCCCTTTTTTTGTCTATTTTGTTTGTGTTATGTCTTTTTGACATGAACCAGCATTGGGTTTCATCAAAGAAACGAAATGAAATAATTCCCTTGGAGAAAAAAGAACTTCCTTGTTACTTTATGGATAGTTTCTATTCTTATGCAATAGGGAGACAATTTTAAAATTGTTTGTGTTAGTTTTACCTATTCATTGCTTACTAAACTAAGTCTTTATCAGTGTAGTGACATGCTTAGTGAAATTTAACAGTGCTTTAGAAATAGCCCCTTCTTTTGATTCTTTTGAATATTTAATCAAGATTCCATTTTCTATAACTTTCATCTGGAACTTGCACTGCAGCTTCAGAGACTCGATGCTGAGCTTAATCAGACATAAGAACTTTCAGGTAATGGACATACCATGCTAATGCATTCCTTCAGCTTTGTGGAAATACATTTGTAGTTTACTTCTTCGCTAGATTTCAAATGCAAAGCTTATCCTTCACTATGCGTGGAAAGTAGATATCTTTTGACAACCAAAATGGCCGCCACACTTTTGTGACAAAGCTAGTTAAAGAGCGGGTCTTGGTCTGTAGGTTGAACAGGTTGCACCTGGAAACTTAACATCCACTTAATCGGGAAATGCCACTATAGAATAATAGCCTGAATATCAGAGATGCATTTTGAACTTCTGTTGTGGAACTATTGGTGTTATATTACTTCTTTGTTAAGTTGTAAATGGTATTTTTTGTTTTCACTTCAATCCTGGTATATGGATATAATGTTATATATTGCTCCTTGGTAGTTTAATGCATGGTTACTTTTTGTACTAATGCATGGAAAAACGGGCAACCTTTGGAGATATTTTCAAAAGGAAAGAGTCACTATAAGAGGTCATTGTAAATGGCCAGTTTACCATAATTGGCAATTGGCATGGGCAGTCAGATTTAAACCTGATTATACGTTTGTGTTCCTAAACTAGTTCCACATCCAGTGACAACGTATGAAGCACTCTTCTTTCATGAAATAGCAATGTGTCTATGGTTTAGAAGTTTTGGCCCACTCAGGAATTATGTGGGAATTGCTGGTTACTTCTCATATTCATCATTTTCTCTTAACCCCTATTGACATTTTTTTATTATTGGTTTTCTCGTAAGAATTTCATGTGAGTTTCATCTGCTTTGCAATCATTAATTCATGAATGAGCATAACTCCTTGCGACAGGTTCAACAGAGTGCTAGGAGCTTTCGTGATAGATGGATCCTCCATAATAATGCAAGGAGTGAACCAACAGAATATCCACATACATCCACATCTGCACAGGATATCCAGGGAACTAATATGGTCTGGAGTTCTGCTAGGAGGAAACGCAAGAGCCGTTGGGACTATCAACCTGATGAGCACTATAAGATGGTGGGACTAAAAATCCAAAAGGTTTTTTCTGGTCATGGCGAATTTGATGTTCAATTTGGCTTCACGAGAAACAAGTTGCAGAGGAACCAGGGAATAAACAACTGTTATAATGGTGTCCATCACATGGAGAGTTCAACAGAGGGTGCAGATGATGATGTGCCTCCTGGGTTTGAGACCAAACAGGAGTGTCAGCCTTCACAACTTTCCATAGGCAGCGAGGTTGCTCCAGGACTTTGCATGGAGAGGTGCCAACCTAGCTTGAGTGTCTCATATGGGGTTCCTGTCACGCTTGGTCAGCACTTTGGAACCCCTGATTCTGAAGGAGGCCAATGCCACCAAAAATGGAAAGTTGCACCTGGTGTGCCTTCTAGTCCTTTTCTACCATTGCCTACCCACCCACGAGGGAGTCCTTGTCCCTCCACCTCATCATCTCATATGTTTCAGCCTGATGGAACATCCCCAGTGAACCATAGCAGTTCTGGAAATTGTGGAAGGACAGCAGGCCGAGATGGAAGAGTGCATAGGATGTGGCGGAATGGGCCAAGAACAAAATGGCCATACCATCAACAAGGAAGGAGATTTTCGAGCAACCATCATAGATTTGAAAGAATCGAGCCTCCAAGACCTCAATAGCGATGATTTAGGATTCAGGGCAGCGATTGGCCCAGTCCTACAGTTTTCAAACCCCAAGTAGTCGTGGTATACATGGTGACTCCTGCTGAGAAGTGTAACAGAAACTGTTTCAACCTTTAACTATGTTTATTTAACTGGGAGTGTAACTGTCCGTTATGTAGGTGTAGAACAGATGCTGCACATAGGTCATTGCCATTGCAGCTTTGTCACTAATTAATTTCATCATTGGTTTTCTTCTCCCATTGTGTAATCTCAATAGGAATAATTCATTTGATTTAATCTTTTTACAGGTGAAAAGGCTAACCGATTTGACGGACAATTCTCTCTGTTGTATCTGGTTTCCTCCCTTATTTTTTCCCGTTCATTGTCTGCTGCACCATGTATTTTAAGCATTGTGATTGCAGCTCTGCTGCAAGGTTCCCTGTTGGCTGTATAAAGGTCCATGATGTAGTTTGTTTCCTTTGTTGTTGACCTACATCTGAATACGAAGCAGGCATTACCTTTTTTTGGATCTTGTATATGGAACATCAGCGTTTTGATCTGTCCAATCTCTTGCAGTGCTACTAATTTTGAGGCTGCCTGCTGCTTCTACATTACAGCACTTTGGCTTTTTCCTGATGTAGCTGAAGCTGACCCTAAATCACGCACTATTGTGTGGTACAAGTACACACATGAACTAGCATAGATTGTTTGGGGTATGCCAGGTAAGAAGTCCTGAATCTGAATCTGGTCAGTCTTAAAAAATACATATATATTTGTTAAAGTCACAGTTGCGTTATATATTCCTGGTGCATGATTTCTGGGTGTTTTGTGGTGATATCTGCCCAAAATTTGCTAATTTCTCATGTTGTAGTGTTGGAATTTTAAACAGCTATGCGAAAGAACTCAGATAGTTGTTACCTGGGATATATGATGGTGGTGACACCTCCCTCGTGTTGGATCTTGGAAGTGCTAATAGCTGGTGAGATGACTTATTTGATGTCTGGTGTCATGTCGGCATACGGCATTTTTCTTGCTATTTTTTTATCTTAATTTCCATGTGCTCTTGTTGCCATGCCCTCCTGATGTATATGTATGCTCGCTATGAAATGACCGACGAATAGCTGGACTGTATATTGCTCAGCCACATGCAACAAGCCAACAACGTAGACATGGTAGCAGATTGCTGCCCTAGAAGCATGTCTGTTCTCTTCTGGATTCCTTTTCCCGGATTGTTAAGCATGTCTGTCGTctcctgattttttttttcctccGTTACCTCCATTTGGTTTATTTGTTACATTTCGTGACCCATCTAATAAAAAATACTAACAAATATATCATTTTAGATATTAAACTTGGTCAAAATTAGAGAATTTAGTTTGGTAATACGAACGGGAACAAGTACAAGACCATTTTAGCACCCCGTGGAATTCATCATGGCTGGAGAACATACCTCTCCTACCAACTACAAGCACAAAGATCAACTTGGTATTACAAGGCAGCATCAACTTCCAAACCCTCTTAGACCAGCTCCCCATCAAGAACAACCGTGAATTTCGCAGGATTTCATTCTACAGGAGCCAAACAAATCGCTCCATGCAGCATTGTTCCCATAAAATCCTTGCGAAATTCCCATGTTCCAGACCAGCAACTGCTGCGCAATGCAGCTTATGAGGCAGACTACATTCTTCAGCAGAAATCAAGGTAGAAAAAAAAAGTTGTCAacataaatatatataaaaaaacatCTCTGGTATAAGTATGTGTTGTCCCGGCCTGGCTTTAGATCACCTGGACTTGGCTTTCTTGGAGCAGAACATGCCCCCGACCAGCGAGATCCCACTCCTCTGCTTCTTGTGCTTCTTCCTGGCGGCCTTGTTCTTGCTGTTCTTGACCTTGCTCCCCTTCCCGTCTCCCCCCAGGTCGTCCTCGATCATCTTGATGGCCAGCGCCTCCGACAGGCTCGGCAGGTACTCCAGGCTCGCCATCCACTCCTCGGCCCGGCTCTCGTCCCACCGGTCGCTGCGGACCCGGCCGTGGCAGCTGTATTCGTCTTCTCcgatggccgccgccggcgcgccgaCGACGGCCAAATCCTTCCCCTTGCCGAGGCCGGAGAAGACGGCCAGGCCCCTGCTGAACTGCGCGCTCAGGCTGGACACGGCCACCTCCATCTGGGCCTGCCTCTGCCTCAGCTCCACCAGCTCGCCCTTGGCCTCCGCCAGGTCTTCCTCCAGCTTCTTCAGGCAGTCCAGCTCCAGGACCATGGACGACGAGGCTGCCGGAGGCGCACTGAGCTTGACGCTGGACTCGCTGCTCGCGTTGGAGCTGCCGCTGCCGTTGCCACCACCGGCGTACCGCTCGCCGAAGACCTCGACGGCTTGCCGGACCGACCGGAACGGCCGGGAGGTGTCGACCTCGGCGCGGCTCCGGGCGGTTGCCTCCATGACCATGAGTGAGGATGCTGCCAGTGCAGGTGACTAGGTGAGGCCGAGATCACTGATGGGAACCCAATGCAAAGGGTGTTGAAGTAGACATGGTTCCCGCCTTCCCGGGCTTTATCTTGGCTTCTACTTCAAACACCAACCaggagcggcagcagcagcagaataCAGGCCTTGTGTCGAGGTCAAGTAAAAACCGGTAGAGGGGAAGAAGGGGACTTGCCACCAAAAGCACACGAGCTTTTACAAGTGCAGGCCGGACAAGTTGCTGGTGCAGAAAGAGCTGACAAGGCACAGTAGAAATGCAGAACAGATGCAGTTGGCATACTCGAACAGACACTCAGAGTTTGGCAGATAAAATGCATTTCTTTTAGACAGCAACCACTCTGGCAAATGCTTCAGCAGGACTTCAAGAAAGCCAACGAAATTTATGACTGTTTGCAGGGGTTGAATGTATAAACAGATAATGCATTTGCACGGCTGAAACTGTTATAGAACAGAAAGGTTCAGGTGATGAAGTGACAGCATAACTGACTAGCCATGTACGGACAGCGGTTTAGTCTGAATACTTTATTAAAGTGAGTGTAGGTACAGCTCCCTAAGTCTAAACCCAAGGGAACAATGGTATAGAATACAATTCTTCGTATGATAAGGAAAATGGCCATTGCTGGTGAAACTGTCAAGAACTCAAAGTGTGTCAAATCGTAATTACACTGATAACTGCAAAAGGCATGTTCACTTGTTTTTTTACAAATGGATTCTATCAAGCAGATCATGACAGCCGGGACTACAGGAATTAAAACTTACAGAGAAGGAAACAGAAGCTTGTTACAAAATGGAAGAAAACTTATTACAAAGGGTTTGCGTGCAAAAAATGCAATACATAATCTTTACAAACCAATGCGTCGACAAGTTTGATGAATGATGACAATCTAAGAGGCAACTCACTTGATGAGCCAAATAGTTGCTTTGCACCTATCAATGGCGTGACTGGTGAAACCGAGGTCGGTTAGTGAATGTTCGACCATTGGCTTTGACAAAATGTGTGATACCAATACAAAGACCAGCCCACAGAAGTGACAGCAACAAGTGGCGAACATCATTCCGGGCTGCAAAGGTAATCGAGAAAAGTTAGCGTGCACATGGAATTACAATTTCGCTCAACCTGAATAGTCTGGCTCAGTACTTACGGGTCAATACATTAGGATAGCTAGAACTTTAACAACATTGATAGATTTTGACTTTACAAATTTCAAATTTTCAAACATTAATTATAGTATATAACAAAATAAAACAAATATCTCATGTTGGTTCTTAGA
Coding sequences within it:
- the LOC112886995 gene encoding uncharacterized protein LOC112886995 produces the protein MVMEATARSRAEVDTSRPFRSVRQAVEVFGERYAGGGNGSGSSNASSESSVKLSAPPAASSSMVLELDCLKKLEEDLAEAKGELVELRQRQAQMEVAVSSLSAQFSRGLAVFSGLGKGKDLAVVGAPAAAIGEDEYSCHGRVRSDRWDESRAEEWMASLEYLPSLSEALAIKMIEDDLGGDGKGSKVKNSKNKAARKKHKKQRSGISLVGGMFCSKKAKSRM